In Propionispora vibrioides, the sequence CCAGCATCGGCAGCAGACTAATGGCCGCCGGATTCTGAAATGCGTTGCCGAAGGCCAGCAGCAACCCTGCCGCTGGCAGCAACGCTACAGGCAGCATTAACGATTTACCTACCTGTTGTAAAACACCGAAAGATTTTTTTAACATAATAGTTCTCCTCTCAAATCATTATCTATTATTGTTGGATAACCTGCCAGTAACAGACTTGCCCTGCCATGCGGCACAGTCACCTCCTTAAAGGAAAATAAAAAAGCATGAGCCGTAGTGAGGACAACTATTTGGTCCTCGCTATCAACTCATGCCTGCTTTACCAGTAACACGTTGTACCTTATGCACTTATTTCAGCCGAATTTACTGCGGAGCCGCTCCAAATGGATGGTCAGATACCCGATTTCGGCCTCAGGCACCTTAAGCTTCAACTCTTGCCCGATCATCTCGCCGACCTGGCAGGCCAACTCGTAGGACTCGGCAAAATCCCGCTTCAATTGCTCCACGAAAGGATTCTCAATGGTTGTTAAGGTAACCAGCCTGTGAATACAGCTTTGCAAATGAGTCAGCAGCCTCGTGTAATTCAGGCTGCCCTGCTCCTGCAGGGAACCGGTCTTTTTCTCAATATGCTGCAGCACCTTATTGATAATCTGGGAATACTTCAAACTTTCACTGACGGAACGGTTGTGCCTGGCGGCATGCAGATGGAGGGCAATAAAACCAATTTCCTCACGGGGAATGATTACCTGCAGCTTCTCAGCCAATAGCCCGGCCCCCTGCTGAGCCACCTGGAATTCGTCAGGATACAGTGCTTCAATCTCGGAAATGAACGGATTTTTTATTTCCATCCCCTGGGCCAAACGAATGAGGGTAAAATTGATATGGTCGGTCAGAGCTACATATACCCGGGGATGCAAAGCCTGGCCAAGACGCTGTTTTGCCAGTTCGATAATCTCTTCGGTAATCCGGATCACTGCCGGATCAACCTGTTCAATCAAATTGAGTGCCTGCTGCTCCGCTACTCCTGCCGGGACCACATAAATTTTCTCATATTTCGGATTGGTCAGTAAATCGCCAGTCTTGCGGCCAAATCCCATCCCTTTACCGAGTAAAATGACATCCTGACCATTTACAGTATTGGCAATTACCGCATTGTTGCTCAAAACCCGCTGTACCGAAAATGGTCCCTGTATCGTAGACAATGATGACTCCTCCCTGCTTATAAAAGGGAATAGCCAGTAAGAATAATCTGAGTCAGGTTTCCCTTCCCCGCTTATCCTTACTGGCTAATGCCGTTACCGTAACACGCCAGTTATCTACTCTAGGAATAAATATAGCATATCCGCTTCCGTCTGGCAAGTAGCATTCTTTTCTTTTTCAAATTGCCTCACCACATCCGGCTTACTCCGCAGTTTCCACCGTTTCGTTGGCGGCTTCCAGCAGCAGCCGGGCCGTCTCCTCCGTGGTAATCAGCACATTGATAAACCGCCCGCGTAGCGCTCCCAGAATCGCCGGCACCTTGTGAGCTCCTCCGGCTACCGCAATCGAGTAATCCAGGCCTTTCAGAATATCCAGATCAATGCTGATCGTCCGGTCGGCCAAATCCAACTGAATGCGCCGCCCTGCCAGGTCATAGAACCGCGAACAGATGTCGCCGGCGGCACCGGCCCGCCCCAGTGCTTCCTGTTCCTGCGGCGTAATATACCCGGTGGACAGCACCGAACTGGACTCGGAAAAAGCCCCAATGCCGACGACGGCAATCCGAACCTTATGCCACAGATTGGTGACTGTTACACAACTGTCATCCTGCAGAATGGCCTCCTTGGTTTCCCGCTTGGAAGTAATAATCGGTGCATAAAAGTAATACGGCTTGGCCTTAAAGGCCTGGCTCACTTTCCCGACAATCGAGTTGACATGATTGTCGCTTTCCAGATTGCCCGGACCACCGCACAGGGCCACAATCTGGCTCTGCGTCGGCCGTTGGTTGGGCGACGGTTTCAGAGCATTGGCCACCTCTTTCATGGTACTGCCCCAGCTAATCCCGATGGTATCACCGTCCTGGACAATACGGGCCAACAGTTCGGCACAGGTTTTACCCAGCGCCTGCCGTTCCGAATCCTCTTGGACCCGCTGGGATGATACGATATACACCTCTTTTAGACCAAACAACGTTTCCAGCTTGTTTTCCAGGGCATAATACGGTTTCAGATCATCCCGGACCGTAATCGTGATCAACCCTTCCTGCCTGGCTGTCTTAATCAGCCGGCTGATCGTTGTCCGGTGAATGCCGAGTTTACGGGAGATTTCATCCTGTGTCAGATTGTCCGCATAATACATGCTGGCTACTTTCACCGAAAGCCGGTCTTTTTCCCATTCATCCATACAATTCTATAGCTCCCTATTTCCTGGTATCAGGCCGAACCGCCGGCGGCAAAATCAGTGCACATGGTAAATTTCTGTTCATAGCTGGTATCAGCGGCGCGATTTACACAGCCGAATACGCGAAAATAATGCTGCAGGCACTCAATCACAGCCTCTTCTCCCAGCATGCCTTCATCAGGATAGCTGACAGACGGTGGGACAAGGCGGGTTTCAGCCGCAGCCGCCTTGGTCAGATCGGTGAAAATATTAACCTTGCTGATGCCACAGCGGATGGCCGACTCCAGCCGTTCGTCACCGGTACCGGAGCCACCATGCAACACCAGGGGTACTTCGACAGCACTGGCAATTTCCACCAGCCGCTCCAGATCGAGCCGCGGTTCTCCCTTATACTCGCCATGGGCAGTACCGATAGCAACCGCCAGGCTGTCAACCCCTGTTCTTGTGACAAACTCCCGGGCCTGCCCCGGCTTGGTAAAGAGATCCTTGGCCACAGCATCAATCTTTTCGTATTCGAGGCCAACGCCGACATGGCCCAGTTCGGCTTCCACCGTCACATCAACGGCATGGGCCATTTTGACAATCTCCGCCGTAACCTTGATATTTTCTTCAAACGCCAGTTGCGAGGCATCAATCATCACCGAGGTAAACCCGGCCCGAATCGCCCGGACAATAGCGTTATAGCTGGCGCCGTGATCCAGATGGAGCGCCACCGGAACATCGGTCTTGCCGGCATAGAAGGACACCATGTGGGCCACTTCCTCCGGACTTAAGTAACCGAAATGCACTTCCGCCAAGCCAAGAATAACCGGGCAGCGGCTCTCCTGACTGGCCCGGATAATC encodes:
- a CDS encoding PRD domain-containing protein yields the protein MSTIQGPFSVQRVLSNNAVIANTVNGQDVILLGKGMGFGRKTGDLLTNPKYEKIYVVPAGVAEQQALNLIEQVDPAVIRITEEIIELAKQRLGQALHPRVYVALTDHINFTLIRLAQGMEIKNPFISEIEALYPDEFQVAQQGAGLLAEKLQVIIPREEIGFIALHLHAARHNRSVSESLKYSQIINKVLQHIEKKTGSLQEQGSLNYTRLLTHLQSCIHRLVTLTTIENPFVEQLKRDFAESYELACQVGEMIGQELKLKVPEAEIGYLTIHLERLRSKFG
- a CDS encoding sugar-binding transcriptional regulator — its product is MDEWEKDRLSVKVASMYYADNLTQDEISRKLGIHRTTISRLIKTARQEGLITITVRDDLKPYYALENKLETLFGLKEVYIVSSQRVQEDSERQALGKTCAELLARIVQDGDTIGISWGSTMKEVANALKPSPNQRPTQSQIVALCGGPGNLESDNHVNSIVGKVSQAFKAKPYYFYAPIITSKRETKEAILQDDSCVTVTNLWHKVRIAVVGIGAFSESSSVLSTGYITPQEQEALGRAGAAGDICSRFYDLAGRRIQLDLADRTISIDLDILKGLDYSIAVAGGAHKVPAILGALRGRFINVLITTEETARLLLEAANETVETAE
- a CDS encoding class II fructose-bisphosphate aldolase, coding for MLVNTRQMLNMAKKNKYAIAQPNAWDSHSLRAIIRASQESRCPVILGLAEVHFGYLSPEEVAHMVSFYAGKTDVPVALHLDHGASYNAIVRAIRAGFTSVMIDASQLAFEENIKVTAEIVKMAHAVDVTVEAELGHVGVGLEYEKIDAVAKDLFTKPGQAREFVTRTGVDSLAVAIGTAHGEYKGEPRLDLERLVEIASAVEVPLVLHGGSGTGDERLESAIRCGISKVNIFTDLTKAAAAETRLVPPSVSYPDEGMLGEEAVIECLQHYFRVFGCVNRAADTSYEQKFTMCTDFAAGGSA